One genomic segment of Pseudomonas chlororaphis subsp. aurantiaca includes these proteins:
- a CDS encoding TIM barrel protein, with the protein MSQPLRFALNRMVAPRLSLPAFIELAVTLKADAIEIRNDLAGVEIEDGTSPQQVRQLCAAHGIQVLSINALYPFDVWNDERRAQALKLAAYARDCGARGLVMCPLNDRADSRNEAERGAGLRTALTELAPILREHGILGFIEPLGFEECSLRRKRTAVEAIRAIGGLDVFRLVHDTFHHHLAGEQEFFPELTGLVHISGVEDREAPLASIRDGHRVLVGEGDILGNAAQIETLLERGYSGHLSFEPFADSVHGLADIQRAIGASIDHLKQALA; encoded by the coding sequence ATGAGCCAGCCCCTGCGTTTCGCCCTGAATCGTATGGTTGCCCCACGTTTGAGCCTGCCGGCGTTCATCGAGCTGGCGGTGACCCTGAAAGCCGATGCCATCGAGATCCGCAATGACCTTGCGGGCGTGGAAATCGAAGACGGCACGTCGCCGCAACAGGTGCGCCAGTTGTGCGCGGCCCACGGCATCCAGGTGCTGTCGATCAATGCGCTGTACCCCTTCGATGTCTGGAACGACGAGCGTCGCGCCCAGGCCCTGAAACTCGCCGCCTATGCCCGCGACTGCGGCGCCCGCGGCCTGGTGATGTGCCCGCTGAATGATCGTGCTGATAGCCGCAATGAAGCCGAGCGCGGCGCCGGTTTGCGCACCGCCTTGACTGAGCTGGCGCCGATCCTGCGCGAGCACGGGATTCTCGGTTTTATCGAACCCCTGGGCTTCGAGGAGTGCTCCCTGCGGCGCAAGCGCACGGCGGTGGAGGCGATCCGCGCCATCGGCGGGCTGGATGTGTTCCGCCTGGTGCACGACACCTTTCACCATCATCTGGCCGGCGAACAGGAGTTCTTTCCCGAGCTGACCGGGCTGGTGCATATCTCCGGGGTCGAGGACCGCGAGGCCCCGCTGGCGAGCATCCGCGACGGCCACCGGGTACTGGTGGGCGAGGGCGACATCCTCGGCAACGCGGCGCAGATCGAGACCCTGCTCGAGCGTGGCTACAGCGGCCACCTGTCGTTCGAGCCGTTCGCCGACAGCGTGCATGGGCTGGCGGATATCCAGCGAGCGATCGGCGCGAGCATCGACCACCTCAAGCAGGCCCTGGCCTGA
- a CDS encoding CoA-acylating methylmalonate-semialdehyde dehydrogenase, whose amino-acid sequence MSDAPVIGHYIDGQVQDSGERFANVFNPATGRVQARVALASQKTLDDAVASAMKAFPAWSEQSALRRSRVMFKFKELLDQHHNELAEIITREHGKVLADARGEVTRGIEIVEFACGAPSLLKTDFSDNIGGGIDNWNLRQPLGVCAGVTPFNFPVMVPLWMIPLALVSGNCFILKPSERDPSASLLMARLLTQAGLPDGVFNVVQGDKAAVDGLLQHPDIEAISFVGSTPIAEYIHRQATSRGKRVQALGGAKNHMIVMPDADLEQAADALIGAAYGSAGERCMAISIAVAVGDVGDRLIEKLRPRIDRLRIGNGMQGDSDMGPLVTAEHKAKVEGFIDQGVAQGAQLLVDGRGFKMPGAEQGFFVGATLFDDVTPSMSIYQEEIFGPVLGIVRVPDFASAVALINAHEFGNGVSCFTSDGGVARAFARSIKVGMVGINVPIPVPMAWHSFGGWKRSLFGDHHAYGEEGLRFYSRYKSVMQRWPDSIAKGPEFSMPTAK is encoded by the coding sequence ATGAGTGACGCCCCGGTAATCGGCCATTACATCGACGGTCAGGTGCAGGACAGCGGCGAACGCTTCGCCAACGTATTCAACCCGGCCACCGGCCGCGTGCAGGCCCGGGTCGCCCTGGCCAGCCAGAAGACGCTGGACGACGCCGTTGCTTCGGCCATGAAGGCCTTCCCGGCCTGGTCCGAGCAGTCGGCGCTGCGCCGTTCGCGGGTGATGTTCAAGTTCAAGGAACTGCTGGACCAGCACCATAACGAACTGGCAGAGATCATCACCCGCGAGCACGGCAAGGTGCTGGCCGACGCCCGCGGCGAAGTGACCCGCGGCATCGAGATCGTCGAATTCGCCTGTGGCGCGCCGAGCCTGCTGAAAACCGATTTCAGCGACAACATCGGCGGCGGCATCGACAACTGGAACCTGCGCCAGCCCCTGGGTGTGTGCGCCGGGGTCACCCCGTTCAATTTCCCGGTAATGGTGCCGCTGTGGATGATCCCGCTGGCCCTGGTCAGCGGTAACTGCTTCATCCTCAAGCCGTCCGAGCGCGACCCGTCCGCCAGCCTGCTGATGGCCCGCCTGCTGACGCAAGCCGGGCTGCCCGATGGCGTGTTCAACGTGGTCCAGGGCGACAAGGCGGCGGTGGACGGGCTGTTGCAGCACCCGGACATCGAAGCGATTTCCTTTGTCGGTTCGACACCGATCGCCGAGTACATCCACCGGCAGGCCACCTCCCGCGGCAAGCGCGTGCAGGCCCTGGGCGGGGCGAAGAACCATATGATCGTGATGCCCGATGCCGACCTCGAGCAGGCCGCCGACGCGCTGATCGGCGCAGCCTACGGCTCGGCCGGCGAGCGCTGCATGGCGATCTCCATCGCCGTGGCGGTGGGCGATGTCGGTGACCGGCTGATCGAGAAACTGCGGCCGCGCATCGACCGGTTGAGGATCGGTAACGGCATGCAGGGCGACAGCGACATGGGGCCGCTGGTGACCGCCGAGCACAAGGCCAAGGTCGAAGGTTTCATCGACCAGGGCGTGGCCCAGGGCGCGCAACTGCTGGTGGACGGTCGGGGCTTCAAGATGCCGGGCGCGGAGCAGGGCTTTTTTGTCGGCGCCACCCTGTTCGACGACGTGACCCCCTCGATGAGCATCTACCAGGAAGAAATCTTCGGCCCGGTGCTGGGCATCGTCCGGGTACCCGACTTTGCCAGCGCGGTGGCGCTGATCAACGCCCATGAATTCGGCAACGGCGTGTCCTGCTTCACCAGTGACGGCGGCGTGGCCCGGGCCTTTGCCCGCAGCATCAAGGTCGGCATGGTCGGCATCAACGTGCCGATCCCGGTGCCCATGGCCTGGCACTCCTTCGGTGGCTGGAAGCGTTCGCTGTTCGGCGACCACCACGCCTACGGCGAGGAAGGCCTGCGCTTCTACAGCCGCTACAAGAGCGTGATGCAGCGCTGGCCGGACAGCATTGCCAAGGGCCCTGAGTTCAGCATGCCGACCGCCAAGTAG
- a CDS encoding Gfo/Idh/MocA family oxidoreductase, whose translation MSLKLGVIGTGAIGQDHIRRCSQTLLGSQVVAVTDINLEQAAKVVAELRIAAEVYPDGHALIKAPEVEAVLVTSWGPSHEEFVLAAIAAGKPVFCEKPLAVTAAGCHKIVEAEMAHGKRLVQVGFMRPYDAGYRALKAVIDSGQIGEPLMLHCAHRNPRVGENYKTDMAITDTLIHELDVLRWLLADDYVSVQVVFPRKSSKALAHLKDPQVVLLETAKGTRIDVEVFVNCQYGYDIQCEVVGETGIARLPEPSQVQLRSEAKLSNAILMDWKDRFIAAYDVELQAFIDGVRAGQVGGPSAWDGYAAAVAADACIEAQNSGQIVKVAQPPRPAFYG comes from the coding sequence ATGTCTTTGAAACTGGGCGTCATCGGTACCGGGGCCATCGGCCAGGACCATATCCGTCGTTGCAGCCAGACCCTGCTGGGCAGCCAGGTGGTGGCGGTCACCGATATCAACCTGGAGCAGGCGGCGAAGGTGGTGGCCGAACTGAGGATTGCCGCCGAGGTGTATCCCGATGGCCATGCGCTGATCAAGGCGCCGGAGGTCGAGGCGGTGCTGGTCACCTCCTGGGGGCCGAGCCATGAGGAATTCGTGCTGGCCGCCATCGCCGCCGGCAAGCCGGTGTTCTGCGAGAAGCCGCTGGCGGTGACCGCCGCCGGCTGCCACAAGATAGTCGAGGCCGAGATGGCCCACGGCAAGCGCCTGGTCCAGGTGGGCTTCATGCGCCCCTACGATGCCGGCTACCGCGCGCTGAAGGCGGTGATCGACAGCGGCCAGATCGGCGAGCCGCTGATGCTGCATTGCGCCCACCGCAACCCGCGGGTCGGCGAGAACTACAAGACCGACATGGCGATCACCGACACCCTGATCCATGAGCTGGACGTGCTGCGCTGGCTGCTGGCCGACGACTACGTGTCGGTGCAGGTGGTGTTCCCGCGCAAGTCGAGCAAGGCCCTGGCCCATCTGAAAGACCCGCAGGTGGTGCTGCTGGAAACCGCCAAGGGCACGCGCATCGACGTCGAGGTCTTCGTCAACTGCCAGTACGGCTATGACATCCAGTGCGAAGTGGTGGGCGAGACCGGCATCGCCCGGTTGCCGGAGCCGTCCCAGGTGCAGCTGCGCAGCGAGGCCAAGCTGTCCAACGCGATCCTGATGGACTGGAAGGACCGCTTTATCGCCGCCTATGACGTCGAGCTGCAGGCCTTTATCGACGGTGTGCGAGCGGGGCAGGTGGGCGGTCCTTCGGCCTGGGACGGCTATGCCGCGGCGGTGGCCGCCGATGCCTGCATCGAGGCGCAGAACAGCGGGCAGATCGTCAAGGTCGCGCAGCCGCCGCGCCCGGCGTTCTATGGCTGA
- the iolD gene encoding 3D-(3,5/4)-trihydroxycyclohexane-1,2-dione acylhydrolase (decyclizing) has translation MTTTRLTMAQALVKFLDNQYVEVDGVQSKFVAGIFTIFGHGNVLGLGQALEQDSGELLVHQGRNEQGMAHAATGFAKQHLRRKIYACTSSVGPGAANMLTAAATATANRIPLLLLPGDVYASRQPDPVLQQIEQFHDLSISTNDAFKAVSKYWDRINRPEQLMTAAIHAMRVLTDPAETGAVTLALPQDVQAEAYDYPDYFLQKRVHRIERRPATTAMLEDAVAVLKGKRKPLIICGGGVKYSGANEALLAFAESFGIPFTETQAGKSAVVSSHPLNLGGIGETGCLAANLLAKEADLIIGIGTRYSDFTTASKSLFRADAQFLNLNISPCDALKLDGVQLLADAREGLDGLAEALARSDYQAAWGDQISQARAQLDAEVDRVYQVEYHAEGFVPEINDHLDPAVLREFIELTGSCLTQSRVLGVLNQTLADDAVIVAAAGSLPGDLQRSWRSKGVNTYHVEYGYSCMGYEVNAALGVKLAEPQREVYALVGDGSYLMLHSELATSIQERRKINVVLLDNMTFGCINNLQMEHGMDSFGTEFRFRNPETGKLDGAFVPVDFAMSAAAYGCKTYKVRTVEELRAALADARTQSVSTLIDIKVLPKTMIHKYLSWWRVGVAQVSTSARTDAVARQLNERLAKARQY, from the coding sequence ATGACTACGACACGACTGACCATGGCCCAGGCCCTGGTGAAATTCCTCGACAACCAGTACGTCGAGGTCGATGGGGTGCAGAGCAAGTTCGTCGCCGGGATCTTCACCATCTTCGGCCACGGCAACGTGCTCGGCCTCGGCCAGGCCCTGGAGCAGGACAGCGGCGAACTGCTGGTGCATCAGGGTCGCAACGAGCAGGGCATGGCCCACGCCGCCACCGGCTTCGCCAAGCAGCACCTGCGGCGCAAGATCTACGCCTGCACTTCGTCGGTGGGGCCGGGCGCGGCGAACATGCTGACGGCCGCGGCGACCGCCACCGCCAACCGCATTCCCTTGTTGCTGCTGCCCGGCGATGTCTACGCCAGCCGCCAGCCCGACCCGGTGCTGCAACAGATCGAGCAGTTCCACGACCTGAGCATCAGCACCAACGATGCCTTCAAGGCCGTGAGCAAATACTGGGACCGCATCAACCGCCCCGAGCAACTGATGACTGCGGCGATCCACGCCATGCGCGTGCTCACCGACCCGGCGGAAACCGGCGCGGTGACCCTGGCCTTGCCCCAGGACGTGCAGGCCGAGGCCTACGATTACCCGGATTACTTCCTGCAAAAACGCGTGCACCGCATCGAGCGCCGGCCGGCCACCACGGCCATGCTCGAGGATGCCGTGGCGGTCCTCAAAGGCAAGCGCAAGCCGCTGATCATCTGCGGCGGCGGGGTCAAGTACTCCGGGGCCAACGAGGCACTGCTGGCCTTCGCCGAAAGTTTCGGCATTCCCTTCACCGAAACCCAGGCCGGCAAGAGCGCGGTGGTTTCCAGCCATCCGCTGAACCTCGGCGGCATCGGCGAGACCGGTTGCCTGGCGGCCAACCTGCTGGCGAAAGAGGCGGACCTGATCATCGGCATCGGCACCCGCTACAGCGATTTCACCACCGCCTCGAAGTCGCTGTTCCGCGCCGATGCGCAGTTTCTCAACCTGAATATCAGCCCCTGCGATGCCCTGAAACTCGACGGCGTGCAACTGCTGGCGGATGCCCGGGAAGGCCTGGATGGGTTGGCCGAGGCCCTGGCGCGCAGCGACTACCAGGCCGCCTGGGGCGACCAGATCAGCCAGGCGCGGGCGCAGCTGGACGCGGAGGTGGACCGGGTCTACCAGGTCGAATACCACGCCGAGGGTTTTGTCCCGGAGATTAACGACCACCTGGACCCGGCGGTGCTGCGCGAGTTCATTGAGCTGACCGGTTCCTGCCTGACCCAGAGTCGGGTGCTGGGGGTGCTCAACCAGACCCTGGCCGACGACGCGGTGATCGTCGCCGCCGCCGGCAGCCTGCCCGGCGACCTGCAACGCAGCTGGCGCAGCAAGGGGGTCAACACCTACCACGTCGAGTACGGCTATTCCTGCATGGGCTACGAGGTCAACGCGGCCCTGGGGGTCAAGCTCGCCGAACCGCAGCGCGAGGTCTACGCGCTGGTGGGCGACGGCTCCTACCTGATGCTGCATTCAGAGCTGGCCACCTCGATCCAGGAGCGGCGCAAGATCAACGTGGTGCTGCTGGACAACATGACCTTTGGCTGCATCAACAACCTGCAGATGGAACACGGCATGGACAGCTTCGGCACCGAGTTCCGCTTCCGCAACCCCGAAACCGGCAAGCTCGACGGCGCCTTCGTGCCGGTGGATTTCGCCATGAGCGCGGCGGCCTATGGCTGCAAGACCTACAAGGTGAGGACCGTGGAAGAGCTGCGGGCGGCCCTGGCCGATGCGCGGACCCAGAGCGTGTCGACCCTGATCGATATCAAGGTCCTGCCCAAGACCATGATCCACAAGTACCTGTCCTGGTGGCGGGTCGGGGTGGCGCAGGTGTCCACCAGCGCCCGTACCGACGCAGTGGCCAGACAACTCAACGAACGCCTGGCCAAGGCCCGGCAGTACTGA